The following proteins come from a genomic window of Methanoculleus caldifontis:
- a CDS encoding flippase — MFRPSGYLARVMRVDPVQRQSLISFGSTLGLTAIGFLSTMYFAHTVGPAILGAYFIFVAYFSVFNLIGDGGFGGAAVKRISEGEDQNAFFTAFLFLRVILIVVSVGFLFIMQPYLPDLTASGVFPWLILALVVSAFTNIASNSVYGTGKVGVNQISTLVDTLVRIAIQVAAVVLGYGVAGLAGGFVAGLFACGLFNLRFLELSPARFRRAHLQSLFAFSVWTFLSASGYLVFSYADTIMIGHFLAETDVGIYRVALQLTSIATFVTIALHTTLYPKVSYWGKQGDLASVERALARAFTYSLLLAVPVVAGGWILGERLLYFFYGASFSAGAGALSILLLVQVAQVFMFLQTMCLNALDRPRDSFRVTVIAVAANIALNLLLIPAYGIIGASFATLATMALNAVLAHRALARSIPVRVEPRPVANIALSALAMSAIIMAYAYFVPLTNVLAVLGAVALGGLVYFLLLLRIDRGIHNELKELTGKLGLPWPGML, encoded by the coding sequence GTGTTCCGCCCTTCCGGGTATCTGGCCCGCGTCATGCGCGTCGACCCCGTCCAGCGCCAGAGCCTCATCAGCTTCGGTTCGACGCTGGGGTTGACCGCGATCGGGTTTCTCTCCACGATGTACTTCGCCCACACCGTCGGTCCCGCGATACTGGGCGCGTACTTCATCTTCGTTGCGTACTTCAGCGTCTTCAACCTGATCGGGGACGGGGGGTTCGGGGGAGCCGCAGTGAAGCGGATCAGCGAAGGCGAGGACCAGAACGCATTCTTCACCGCGTTCCTCTTCCTCCGGGTGATCCTGATCGTCGTCTCGGTGGGCTTCCTCTTCATCATGCAGCCGTACCTTCCCGACCTCACCGCATCGGGTGTCTTCCCCTGGCTGATCCTCGCGCTTGTCGTCAGCGCCTTCACGAACATCGCCTCGAACAGCGTCTACGGGACCGGCAAGGTCGGCGTCAACCAGATCAGCACCCTGGTCGACACCCTGGTCCGGATAGCCATCCAGGTCGCTGCGGTCGTCCTCGGCTACGGCGTCGCGGGCCTCGCGGGCGGGTTCGTCGCCGGGCTCTTCGCTTGCGGGCTCTTCAATCTCCGTTTCCTCGAACTCTCGCCGGCACGGTTTCGCCGAGCGCACCTGCAGAGCCTCTTTGCGTTCTCGGTATGGACGTTTCTCAGCGCAAGCGGCTACCTCGTCTTCTCGTACGCCGACACCATCATGATCGGCCATTTTCTGGCCGAGACCGACGTCGGCATCTACCGCGTGGCGCTCCAGCTCACCTCAATCGCGACCTTCGTCACCATAGCGCTCCATACCACCCTCTACCCGAAGGTCAGTTACTGGGGGAAGCAGGGCGACCTCGCTTCGGTGGAGCGCGCGCTCGCCCGCGCCTTCACCTACTCGCTCCTGCTCGCGGTCCCGGTCGTTGCCGGCGGGTGGATCCTCGGCGAGCGGCTCCTCTACTTCTTCTACGGGGCATCGTTCTCCGCCGGTGCGGGGGCTCTCTCAATACTCCTCCTCGTCCAGGTGGCCCAGGTCTTCATGTTCCTCCAGACGATGTGCCTGAATGCTCTCGACCGCCCGCGCGACTCGTTCCGGGTGACGGTGATCGCGGTCGCCGCGAACATCGCCTTAAACCTCCTCCTCATCCCGGCATACGGTATCATCGGAGCTTCGTTTGCCACGCTCGCCACGATGGCCCTGAATGCGGTGCTCGCCCATCGCGCCCTCGCACGGAGCATCCCGGTGCGGGTAGAGCCCCGCCCGGTGGCGAACATCGCCCTTTCCGCGCTCGCGATGAGCGCCATCATCATGGCTTACGCATACTTTGTCCCGCTCACGAACGTCCTCGCCGTTCTCGGGGCAGTCGCGCTCGGCGGGCTCGTCTACTTCCTGCTCCTCCTCCGGATCGACAGGGGCATCCACAACGAATTAAAGGAACTCACCGGAAAACTCGGGCTCCCCTGGCCGGGGATGCTCTGA
- a CDS encoding GNAT family N-acetyltransferase produces the protein MKKEVRELRREEFPLAEKVWTHYRDQKTDPARERIFGVFIDGNLAATARCTRHPDGLEMDCVFTLDEYRGGGYAREAVQKLLDECGSETIYIHSTLPLIGFYERLGFKPIPEARLPTSIKDRFLFCFGEMAGCNVCPMMRSPGGAK, from the coding sequence ATGAAGAAAGAAGTCCGCGAACTGAGACGGGAAGAGTTCCCGCTTGCAGAGAAGGTCTGGACGCATTACCGCGACCAGAAAACTGATCCGGCCCGGGAGAGGATCTTTGGGGTCTTTATCGACGGCAACCTTGCGGCGACGGCCCGCTGCACGCGCCACCCGGACGGTCTCGAGATGGACTGCGTCTTCACGCTCGACGAGTACCGCGGGGGCGGGTATGCGCGGGAGGCCGTGCAGAAACTCCTCGACGAATGCGGCTCCGAGACGATCTACATCCACTCGACCCTCCCCCTGATCGGGTTCTACGAGAGGCTCGGGTTCAAACCCATCCCGGAGGCGCGGCTCCCGACGAGCATCAAGGACCGGTTCCTCTTCTGCTTCGGGGAGATGGCGGGGTGCAACGTCTGCCCCATGATGCGGAGCCCCGGCGGAGCCAAATAA
- a CDS encoding DUF5814 domain-containing protein — protein MIADKARFRAARKLERAAGFRLPDHVFSGAFLESLGKSINFENLDWRMQEQLLAFFRDFTDCKCKNAPFCGCPERKFTLTIIEFRELGLDHRQISAHLLEEYGIDLYPADILSFLEDSVHMLEAIRDVAELQGRERLAENAIEHIKKIEH, from the coding sequence GTGATTGCGGATAAGGCCCGGTTCCGGGCGGCACGGAAACTTGAGCGAGCTGCCGGGTTCCGGCTCCCGGACCACGTCTTCTCGGGCGCGTTTCTTGAGTCGCTCGGAAAGTCGATCAACTTCGAGAACCTTGATTGGCGGATGCAGGAGCAGCTCCTCGCTTTTTTCCGTGACTTTACGGACTGCAAGTGCAAGAACGCTCCCTTCTGCGGGTGCCCGGAGCGAAAGTTCACTCTCACCATCATCGAGTTCAGAGAGTTAGGGCTCGATCATCGCCAGATCAGTGCTCACCTCCTCGAAGAATACGGGATCGACCTCTACCCCGCCGATATCCTGAGTTTCCTCGAGGACTCCGTCCACATGCTCGAAGCGATACGGGACGTCGCCGAACTCCAGGGGCGGGAGAGGCTGGCGGAGAATGCTATCGAGCATATCAAAAAGATCGAGCACTAG
- a CDS encoding DUF2150 family protein, whose protein sequence is MAKKASAKQAEPMKLFYIFYNQERWDNWIKTLEGANFEPAEGEEVSEGEQMLYGFTEDITLSVLKIIRLYQNGRFTKEEATEKLDDVELIVMTGLPEGDLEEIIGSLQLSLLVLFTACRKYLEGEFEKDIKTLVKKGRGFDEENLEEALEVAANIGAAVVDGATCCAKYIKDDAENPGLFDEWLIEIENMSNAMKSLAKFDEEPGEAS, encoded by the coding sequence ATGGCGAAGAAAGCGAGTGCCAAACAGGCAGAACCCATGAAACTCTTCTATATTTTTTACAATCAGGAGCGCTGGGACAACTGGATAAAGACGCTTGAAGGTGCAAATTTCGAGCCCGCCGAGGGCGAAGAGGTCTCCGAAGGCGAGCAGATGCTCTACGGTTTCACCGAGGACATCACCCTCTCGGTCTTAAAGATCATCCGCCTCTACCAGAACGGCCGGTTCACGAAGGAGGAGGCCACGGAGAAGCTCGACGACGTGGAGTTGATCGTCATGACCGGCCTCCCCGAAGGAGACCTCGAGGAGATCATCGGATCGCTCCAGCTCTCGCTGCTGGTGCTCTTCACCGCCTGCCGGAAATACCTCGAGGGCGAGTTTGAGAAGGATATCAAGACGCTCGTGAAGAAGGGACGGGGATTCGACGAAGAGAATCTCGAAGAGGCGCTCGAGGTCGCGGCGAATATCGGGGCCGCCGTCGTCGACGGCGCCACCTGCTGCGCGAAATATATCAAGGACGACGCGGAGAACCCCGGCCTCTTCGACGAGTGGCTCATCGAGATCGAGAACATGAGCAACGCCATGAAGTCGCTTGCGAAGTTCGACGAGGAGCCCGGAGAAGCCTCGTGA
- the larE gene encoding ATP-dependent sacrificial sulfur transferase LarE, which produces MARDCGLDALLKSYEPIAVALSGGTDSSVLLADARRHNIRAIAISVDTGLTPPGELAAARELSERLGVPHVVIPLDMLEVPAVRENRPDRCYVCKRMMMEAIVREAERQGCRTVVDGTHAGDRADARPGMRALRELGIRSPFSECGMGKADIETLAGELGITVRPPSACLATRIPTGEPVSRECLALVAAAEALLAREIPGTLRVRCTGRHARASIEADPAYHERLEGLLGAVKDLGFEDVTIAQEGYREGGADSWKR; this is translated from the coding sequence ATGGCGAGAGACTGCGGGCTTGATGCACTCCTGAAATCCTATGAACCCATTGCGGTCGCGCTCTCCGGGGGGACGGACAGTTCGGTCCTGCTGGCCGATGCCCGGCGGCACAACATCCGGGCGATCGCGATCAGCGTCGATACCGGCCTTACCCCTCCGGGGGAGCTCGCGGCGGCGCGGGAGCTCTCGGAACGCCTGGGCGTCCCGCACGTCGTGATACCGCTCGATATGCTCGAGGTCCCGGCGGTCAGGGAGAACCGGCCGGACCGGTGCTACGTCTGTAAACGGATGATGATGGAGGCGATCGTCCGCGAGGCGGAGCGGCAGGGGTGCCGGACCGTGGTCGACGGGACCCACGCCGGCGATCGAGCTGATGCCCGGCCGGGGATGCGGGCGCTCCGTGAACTCGGGATCAGGAGCCCGTTTTCGGAGTGCGGTATGGGGAAAGCGGATATCGAGACGCTCGCCGGAGAACTCGGGATAACGGTTCGTCCGCCATCGGCGTGCCTCGCGACGCGTATCCCCACCGGTGAGCCGGTCAGCCGGGAGTGCCTCGCGCTCGTCGCGGCTGCGGAGGCCCTCCTCGCACGGGAGATCCCGGGAACCCTGCGGGTCCGGTGCACCGGGCGGCACGCCCGGGCCTCCATCGAGGCCGACCCGGCATACCACGAAAGGCTTGAGGGCCTGCTCGGTGCGGTGAAGGATCTCGGCTTTGAGGACGTTACGATCGCCCAGGAGGGCTACCGGGAAGGAGGTGCGGATTCATGGAAGCGGTGA
- the thiI gene encoding tRNA uracil 4-sulfurtransferase ThiI, whose translation MEAVTIRYSEIFLKSEPVKRRFISIMTENIRLALEGEGISHRFETPRGRVLIFGDDPRRIAAVAARTFGVASASVCTVTTPDIEGLSAAAVERAERRLRPGMSFAVRARRSGVEGFNSQTLGAEVGSAVLDRIPEARVDLTAPDYEVFVEAKEFGGLVYDERIAGPGGLPYGTQGEVMTLLSGGIDSPVASWLMMRRGCRMVHINMQGGRFAGADVERNVLANHARLSAWIPGHSLDLLVVDMEPFFEVITALKEPRYRCILCKRFMLRVAGIIAGERGAYALVNGDNMGQVASQTLANMAVIAPATDVPVLRPLIGFDKEEIIERARAIGTFEAHPGDVGCAVAPRYPSTAAPAETIAKIEEEIGVAGLAERAAETVRVYRAKNGEVGEVR comes from the coding sequence ATGGAAGCGGTGACGATACGCTATAGCGAGATATTTCTCAAGAGCGAGCCGGTGAAACGGCGGTTCATATCGATCATGACGGAGAACATCCGGCTTGCGCTGGAGGGGGAGGGAATCTCCCACCGGTTTGAGACTCCGCGAGGGCGGGTCCTGATCTTCGGCGACGACCCCCGCCGGATCGCCGCTGTGGCCGCGAGGACGTTTGGTGTGGCGAGCGCGAGCGTCTGCACGGTGACGACCCCCGATATCGAGGGGCTCTCGGCCGCAGCCGTCGAGCGTGCAGAGCGGCGCCTCCGGCCGGGGATGTCGTTTGCGGTCCGGGCGCGCCGGTCAGGAGTCGAGGGGTTCAACAGCCAGACCCTCGGCGCTGAGGTCGGCTCGGCCGTCCTCGACCGGATCCCTGAGGCGAGGGTCGACCTGACGGCACCCGACTACGAGGTCTTCGTGGAGGCCAAGGAGTTCGGCGGCCTAGTCTACGACGAGAGGATTGCCGGGCCGGGAGGGCTCCCCTACGGGACGCAGGGGGAGGTGATGACCCTTCTTTCGGGGGGGATTGATTCGCCCGTTGCGTCGTGGCTGATGATGCGCCGGGGATGCCGGATGGTGCATATCAACATGCAGGGCGGGCGCTTTGCGGGGGCGGACGTGGAGAGAAACGTCCTCGCAAACCATGCCCGGCTCTCTGCCTGGATTCCCGGGCACTCTCTCGACCTTCTTGTCGTCGATATGGAGCCGTTCTTTGAGGTGATCACGGCCTTAAAAGAGCCGCGCTATCGCTGCATCCTCTGCAAGCGGTTCATGCTCCGGGTAGCGGGGATCATCGCCGGGGAACGCGGCGCCTACGCGCTCGTCAACGGCGACAACATGGGGCAGGTGGCCTCCCAGACGCTGGCGAACATGGCGGTGATCGCCCCGGCGACGGACGTGCCGGTGCTCCGGCCGCTGATAGGGTTTGACAAGGAGGAGATCATCGAGCGCGCCCGCGCCATCGGGACGTTCGAGGCCCATCCGGGGGACGTCGGGTGCGCGGTCGCCCCCCGCTACCCCTCGACGGCGGCGCCCGCGGAGACGATCGCGAAGATTGAGGAAGAGATCGGTGTGGCCGGCCTCGCGGAGCGGGCGGCGGAGACGGTACGGGTGTATCGTGCGAAGAACGGGGAGGTCGGGGAGGTCAGGTGA
- the pscS gene encoding O-phospho-L-seryl-tRNA:Cys-tRNA synthase — MKCAVDIEARDVEEMYINIDPIQAGGRLTAEAMKAAISFGDGYSVCDNCRNPPRLDYIRNPPIAQFHADLAAWLNMDAVRVVPGARRGFQAVASTLVEKGDPVILTGLAHYTEFMAVEAAGGIPREIPKDERNHITADAAAEKIEAVIREFSRTPPLLFVDHVDYQFGNVHDIAGIIKVAHQYDVPVLVNGAYTVGIMPIDGKALGADFVVGSGHKSMAAPAPSGLLATTNEHAERVFRTTQAKGDVTGRTFGMKEVEMMGCTLMGVTVVGMMASFPHVKERVQRWETEVAHSQAVTDALLSIEGTKVLSDYPRKHTLTRIDTRESFDKVAERHKKRGFFLASEVKKRGITGVIPGSTKVWKYNTFGLTEKQIRHVGESFIGAARDNGLNIL, encoded by the coding sequence GTGAAGTGCGCAGTCGATATCGAGGCCCGCGACGTCGAGGAGATGTACATCAACATCGACCCCATCCAGGCGGGCGGGCGGCTCACCGCCGAGGCGATGAAGGCGGCGATCTCGTTCGGCGACGGCTACTCGGTCTGCGACAACTGCCGCAATCCTCCACGGCTCGACTATATCCGGAACCCTCCCATCGCGCAGTTCCACGCCGATCTCGCCGCGTGGTTGAACATGGACGCGGTGCGGGTGGTGCCCGGAGCGCGCCGGGGGTTCCAGGCGGTCGCCTCCACGCTCGTGGAGAAAGGCGACCCGGTCATCCTCACGGGGCTCGCCCATTACACCGAGTTCATGGCGGTCGAGGCGGCAGGCGGGATCCCGCGGGAGATCCCAAAGGACGAGAGGAACCACATCACCGCCGACGCTGCGGCAGAGAAGATCGAGGCGGTGATCCGGGAGTTCTCGCGCACACCGCCGCTGCTCTTCGTCGACCACGTCGACTACCAGTTCGGGAACGTCCATGACATCGCGGGGATCATCAAGGTCGCCCACCAGTACGACGTCCCGGTCCTCGTGAACGGGGCCTACACGGTCGGGATCATGCCGATCGACGGCAAAGCCCTCGGCGCCGACTTCGTGGTCGGGTCGGGCCACAAGAGCATGGCGGCCCCGGCGCCTTCGGGTCTTCTCGCGACGACGAACGAGCACGCGGAGCGGGTCTTCAGGACGACGCAGGCGAAGGGCGACGTGACCGGCCGGACGTTCGGGATGAAAGAGGTCGAGATGATGGGCTGCACCCTGATGGGCGTCACCGTCGTCGGGATGATGGCCTCGTTCCCCCACGTCAAGGAGCGGGTGCAGCGCTGGGAGACCGAGGTGGCGCACTCGCAGGCGGTCACGGACGCCCTCCTCTCCATCGAGGGGACGAAGGTCCTCTCCGACTACCCCCGAAAGCACACCCTGACCCGGATAGATACCCGCGAGTCCTTCGATAAGGTTGCGGAACGGCACAAGAAGCGCGGGTTCTTCCTCGCAAGCGAGGTGAAGAAGCGCGGGATCACCGGGGTCATCCCCGGCTCGACCAAGGTCTGGAAATACAACACCTTCGGGCTGACCGAGAAGCAGATCCGGCACGTCGGCGAATCATTCATCGGGGCTGCCCGGGACAACGGGCTGAATATTCTCTAA
- a CDS encoding metallophosphoesterase family protein, whose product MKIVHIADTHLGLSAFNRVDPETGMNLREQLIYENFLAAVDRIVAMRPDALVHAGDLFHQVKPKTRAYTTALDALSRLQDAGIPVLAVAGNHSMAKTRYTASPFEVLERGGYRATDFYVAHHNRYRRVELGDAVFHLIPNMLEAEGYRRAFNGIEFSCGTNVLVTHGLASTLKDRRLHTVAEHELDATILSDRFDYIALGHFHGQTQVADNAWYSGSLEHCNYGEIAETKGGLAVDLASGEVGHIDLPRTPMISLGRINCDGLSAREVVDEVLAAADGAGQKTARAICQVTLDGIRRETLRALDQKALTEVRSRMLDLKLQVLAADDPSRIFYEDSLVGLDYVAEFERFVEKEHLAPGDEEYVKRTGMEVLRSVIAHHKEGENAAE is encoded by the coding sequence ATGAAGATAGTTCACATAGCAGACACGCATCTCGGATTGTCGGCATTTAACCGGGTCGATCCCGAAACCGGGATGAACCTGCGCGAACAGCTCATCTACGAAAATTTTCTTGCCGCCGTCGACCGGATCGTCGCCATGCGCCCCGATGCGCTCGTCCACGCGGGCGATCTCTTCCACCAGGTCAAGCCGAAGACCCGCGCCTACACGACGGCGCTCGACGCCCTCTCCCGCCTGCAGGATGCGGGAATCCCGGTGCTCGCGGTCGCGGGGAACCACAGCATGGCCAAGACCCGCTACACGGCATCCCCGTTCGAGGTGCTCGAGCGGGGCGGCTACCGGGCAACCGACTTCTACGTCGCCCACCACAACCGTTACCGCCGGGTGGAACTGGGGGACGCGGTCTTTCACCTGATACCGAACATGCTCGAGGCGGAGGGCTACCGGCGGGCGTTCAACGGGATCGAGTTCTCCTGCGGCACGAACGTCCTCGTCACCCATGGCCTTGCAAGCACCCTGAAAGACCGGCGGTTGCACACCGTCGCCGAGCACGAACTGGACGCGACGATCCTCTCGGACCGGTTCGACTATATAGCGCTCGGCCACTTCCACGGCCAGACCCAGGTCGCCGACAACGCCTGGTACAGCGGCTCGCTCGAACACTGCAACTACGGCGAGATCGCGGAGACCAAGGGGGGCCTCGCCGTGGACCTCGCGTCGGGAGAGGTCGGGCACATCGACCTCCCGCGCACTCCCATGATCAGCCTCGGCAGGATCAACTGCGATGGCCTCTCCGCCCGCGAGGTCGTGGACGAAGTCCTCGCTGCGGCCGATGGCGCCGGGCAGAAGACCGCCCGGGCGATCTGCCAGGTCACGCTTGATGGAATACGCCGCGAGACGCTCCGCGCGCTCGACCAGAAGGCCCTCACGGAGGTCAGGAGCCGGATGCTGGACCTCAAACTCCAGGTGCTCGCCGCCGACGATCCGTCCCGGATCTTCTATGAAGACTCGCTGGTCGGTCTCGACTACGTCGCCGAGTTCGAGCGCTTCGTGGAGAAGGAGCATCTTGCTCCCGGCGACGAGGAGTACGTGAAGAGGACCGGGATGGAGGTCCTCCGTTCGGTCATCGCCCACCACAAAGAGGGAGAGAATGCTGCTGAATAA